One Pseudomonas abieticivorans genomic region harbors:
- a CDS encoding chemotaxis protein CheV, with protein sequence MAGILDTVDQRTQLVGENRLEILMFRLAGRQLFAINVFKVQEVLQLPKLTLMPQRHAYVCGVVNLRGQTLPVIDLSQAIGMRPLQPGPNSTIIVTEYNRSVQAFLVGGVDRIVNMNWEAILPPPASAGRQHYLTAISKVDDQLVEIIDVEKVLAEIVPYSAKVSRDKLEDPVLARARGREVLLVDDSTVALSQLRDTLSQLGVKMHVASDGLKALNMLKAWADAGEVLTEKLLMVFTDAEMPEMDGYRLTTEIRNDLRLRGLYVVLHTSLSGSFNESMVKKVGCDNFLSKFQPDKLVDVVRERLMQGLS encoded by the coding sequence ATGGCTGGCATTCTCGACACGGTAGACCAACGAACGCAACTTGTGGGTGAGAACCGCCTTGAAATCCTGATGTTCCGCCTGGCCGGGCGGCAGTTGTTTGCCATCAACGTGTTCAAGGTGCAGGAAGTGTTGCAGCTGCCCAAGCTGACCCTGATGCCGCAACGCCACGCCTACGTGTGTGGTGTGGTCAATTTACGCGGGCAGACCTTGCCGGTGATCGACCTGTCCCAGGCCATTGGCATGCGGCCCCTGCAACCAGGGCCCAATAGCACCATCATTGTCACCGAATACAACCGTTCGGTGCAGGCGTTCCTGGTGGGTGGCGTGGACCGCATCGTCAACATGAACTGGGAGGCGATCCTGCCGCCGCCGGCCAGCGCCGGTCGCCAGCACTACCTGACGGCCATCAGCAAGGTCGACGACCAGTTGGTCGAAATCATCGACGTGGAGAAGGTGCTGGCCGAGATCGTGCCCTACAGCGCCAAGGTTTCCCGCGACAAGTTGGAAGACCCGGTGCTGGCACGGGCACGCGGCCGGGAGGTGCTGCTGGTGGACGACTCCACGGTGGCGCTCAGCCAATTGCGCGACACCCTGTCCCAGTTGGGCGTGAAGATGCACGTGGCCAGCGACGGCCTGAAGGCGCTGAACATGCTCAAGGCCTGGGCCGATGCCGGTGAGGTGCTGACCGAGAAGTTGCTGATGGTGTTCACCGACGCCGAGATGCCGGAGATGGACGGTTACCGGCTGACCACCGAGATTCGCAACGACCTGCGCCTGCGTGGCCTCTACGTGGTGCTGCATACCTCGCTGTCGGGTAGCTTCAACGAGTCGATGGTCAAGAAGGTGGGGTGCGATAACTTCCTGTCCAAGTTCCAGCCCGACAAGCTGGTGGACGTTGTGCGCGAGCGGTTGATGCAGGGCCTCAGCTGA
- a CDS encoding sensor histidine kinase, translating into MSASFKKHKVWPLGTQHISWLSLALCIVSLLGNLAVYFSAVALPLPLLLLNVAAMYGVWHQHRHWRQAISFQPQELADRLLEVQENERHRLSRELHDDIGQLLTAAKMQADWLQRRQPEELQGHFGTLNETLDETLAKVRDVSAILNPRQLSSLGLEASLRAHLLRTLENTPLHWSLECHQRLTGLPEEMAVAAFRIVQEAVTNVLRHAQAQNLLVRVQRLQEGLSLYISDDGAGFTVAANPAHAGQRGTSGMHERAALLGGHLSISSQPGHGTQIEALFPWAPRALERAKLSKGL; encoded by the coding sequence ATGTCTGCCAGTTTCAAGAAACACAAGGTTTGGCCACTGGGCACACAACACATCAGTTGGCTAAGCCTGGCGCTGTGCATTGTTTCACTGCTGGGCAACCTGGCCGTTTATTTCAGTGCTGTCGCGCTGCCATTGCCGCTGTTGCTGCTTAACGTGGCGGCCATGTACGGCGTCTGGCACCAGCACCGGCATTGGCGCCAAGCCATCAGCTTCCAGCCTCAGGAGCTGGCCGACCGCTTGCTCGAGGTGCAGGAAAACGAACGTCACCGCCTGAGCCGCGAACTGCACGACGACATCGGCCAGTTGCTGACCGCCGCGAAAATGCAGGCCGACTGGCTGCAGCGCCGTCAGCCCGAAGAGCTGCAGGGGCACTTCGGCACCTTGAACGAAACACTCGACGAAACCCTGGCCAAGGTGCGCGATGTCTCGGCCATCCTCAACCCCCGCCAACTGAGCAGCCTGGGGCTGGAGGCGAGCCTGCGCGCGCACCTGCTGCGCACCCTGGAAAATACCCCGCTGCACTGGAGCCTGGAATGCCATCAGCGGCTGACCGGGCTGCCCGAGGAAATGGCCGTGGCGGCCTTTCGCATCGTCCAGGAGGCGGTGACCAACGTGCTGCGCCACGCCCAGGCACAGAACCTGCTGGTCCGCGTGCAACGCCTGCAGGAAGGCCTGTCGCTGTATATTTCCGATGATGGCGCAGGGTTCACCGTTGCCGCCAACCCGGCACACGCCGGCCAGCGCGGTACCAGTGGCATGCATGAGCGCGCGGCTTTGCTGGGCGGGCACTTGAGCATCAGCAGCCAGCCTGGCCACGGCACTCAAATTGAAGCACTCTTTCCATGGGCACCACGCGCCCTGGAAAGGGCCAAACTTAGCAAAGGCCTATGA
- a CDS encoding exopolysaccharide transport family protein: MINIRSFRDLLRLYFIFKREVKITVLATFVIILLGAFLLPNRYESTAQLLVKPGRDTSTLPIEIADRQALVIPSAQRDPIIDEETMLSGRPITRLVAEKYLDDLSRIPPEQGALASVKNAVKGAIGSIIEIGRGFLQLVGLVEKETPVERLAADLEKAFKVTHATGSAVMEISFVWNDPKVAQAVVKTWIEQYEDERTRTLGRKSLYTFYETESTATQARIFDYKKQIQANLDQLGAVSIADRLADVSRNLNDLKGEHLNTLRSIASTQSGLDIIKQQLVDQPKEISIAREIARNPDREDLSQRINTKQIERQELLRTFKDDAPPVLAINTAISNLQALMNGEVATVQRSQNMAPNPIYTRLQNSYADQNASLSRLKTQAAQQDTQLAKLESDRLQAMHLEPELSRLQRELDASEKSFALYSDSLEKARIDRELDKSQISNIAVIEQATFNPSRVFPKSLLMLLFAIPISLAVGLLALYFFYLLDQRIHDGDKIEERFGVKVWTSLQDLSRQHPDRMSAFTASMYRLYGLLPLKQVGISGLSIGLTSARKGEGVSFVIEHLRNLLQERGHQVRIGGDGAATPGEIVLLDASGFFSNQEAFVTLHNADLIALVVEAEKTTVPVLENALSILTTAFKRVDGIIINRRRFEIPDKVLNFMARARSKA, from the coding sequence ATGATCAATATCCGTTCCTTCCGCGATCTGCTGCGCTTGTATTTCATCTTCAAGCGCGAGGTCAAAATCACGGTGCTGGCGACCTTCGTCATCATTCTGCTGGGCGCCTTCCTGCTGCCTAACCGGTATGAGTCCACCGCCCAATTGCTGGTCAAGCCAGGGCGTGACACCAGCACCCTGCCGATCGAGATTGCCGATCGCCAGGCGCTGGTGATCCCAAGCGCCCAGCGCGACCCGATCATCGACGAAGAAACCATGCTCAGTGGCCGCCCCATCACCCGCCTGGTGGCCGAGAAATACCTGGATGACCTGTCCCGCATCCCGCCGGAACAAGGCGCGCTTGCCTCGGTAAAAAACGCCGTCAAGGGTGCCATCGGCAGCATCATCGAGATTGGTCGCGGCTTTCTGCAGTTGGTCGGCCTGGTGGAAAAGGAAACACCGGTGGAGCGCTTGGCGGCAGACCTGGAAAAAGCCTTCAAGGTGACCCATGCCACGGGCTCGGCGGTGATGGAAATCAGCTTTGTGTGGAACGACCCAAAGGTCGCCCAAGCAGTGGTCAAGACCTGGATCGAACAGTATGAGGATGAACGCACCCGTACCTTGGGACGCAAAAGCCTGTACACCTTCTATGAAACCGAAAGCACGGCGACCCAGGCGCGTATCTTCGACTACAAGAAACAGATCCAGGCCAACCTCGACCAACTGGGCGCGGTGAGCATTGCCGACCGCCTGGCCGACGTGTCGCGCAACCTCAACGACCTCAAGGGCGAACACCTCAATACCCTGCGCTCGATTGCCTCGACCCAAAGCGGCCTGGACATCATCAAGCAGCAGCTCGTCGATCAACCCAAGGAAATCAGCATCGCCCGGGAAATCGCCCGCAACCCGGACCGCGAAGACCTGTCGCAACGCATCAATACCAAGCAGATCGAGCGCCAGGAACTGCTGCGCACGTTCAAGGATGACGCGCCGCCGGTACTGGCCATCAACACGGCGATCAGCAACCTGCAAGCCTTGATGAACGGCGAAGTCGCCACTGTGCAACGCTCGCAGAACATGGCGCCCAACCCGATCTACACACGCCTGCAAAACAGTTACGCCGACCAGAACGCCAGCCTCAGCCGCCTGAAAACCCAGGCCGCGCAGCAAGACACCCAACTGGCCAAACTGGAAAGCGACCGCCTGCAGGCCATGCACCTGGAGCCGGAGCTGTCGCGCCTGCAGCGTGAACTCGATGCCAGCGAGAAAAGCTTCGCCCTGTACAGCGACAGCCTGGAAAAAGCCCGCATCGACCGTGAGCTGGACAAGAGCCAGATCAGCAACATCGCGGTCATCGAGCAGGCAACCTTCAACCCCAGCCGCGTCTTCCCCAAAAGCCTGCTGATGTTGCTGTTTGCCATCCCGATCAGCCTGGCCGTGGGCCTGCTGGCCCTGTACTTCTTCTACCTGCTGGACCAGCGCATCCACGATGGCGACAAGATCGAGGAGCGTTTCGGGGTCAAGGTGTGGACCAGCCTGCAGGACCTCAGCCGCCAGCACCCGGACCGCATGAGCGCCTTCACCGCGAGCATGTACCGGTTATATGGCCTGTTGCCGCTCAAACAGGTTGGCATCTCGGGCTTGAGCATTGGCCTGACCTCGGCCCGCAAGGGCGAGGGCGTGAGCTTTGTCATCGAACACTTGCGCAACCTGCTGCAAGAGCGCGGCCATCAGGTGCGCATCGGTGGCGACGGCGCGGCCACCCCCGGCGAGATCGTGCTGCTGGACGCCAGCGGCTTTTTCTCGAACCAGGAGGCCTTCGTGACCCTGCACAACGCCGACCTGATCGCGCTGGTGGTAGAAGCCGAGAAGACCACGGTGCCGGTACTGGAAAACGCCCTGTCGATTTTGACCACGGCGTTCAAGCGGGTCGATGGCATCATCATCAACCGTCGTCGCTTTGAAATTCCCGACAAGGTGCTGAACTTCATGGCCCGGGCCCGGAGCAAAGCCTGA
- a CDS encoding mannose-1-phosphate guanylyltransferase/mannose-6-phosphate isomerase: MGTLIPCIIAGGAGTRLWPVSREAMPKPFMRLPDGESLLQKTFLRAAGLDDVDRLLTVTNREVFFRTLDDYRLLNKGRAALDFILEPFGRNTAPAIAAAALHVAKLYGEDAQLLVMPADQLVQDVEAFKAAVASARELAEQGWLVTFGIVPTSAETGFGYIQKGQALNNGGYQVARFVEKPDAPTAKQYLEGGLHLWNAGMFCMRVDAVLRELETHAPEVLASVATCLASSHKKDGNKELQLELDSTTFALAPDISVDYALMERSQKVAVIPCSLGWSDIGSWQAVRALSPADAQGNQCNGETVLHDVSNCYIDSPKRLVGGVGLDNLIIIDTPDALLIADSARSQEVKYIAQELKRQGHDAYRLHRTVTRPWGTYTVLEEGKRFKIKRIVVRPQASLSLQMHHHRSEHWIVVSGMAMVTNGENEFLLDTNESTFIKPGRTHRLVNPGVIDLVMIEVQSGEYLGEDDIVRFTDIYGRVPEPVKS, from the coding sequence ATGGGCACCCTCATCCCTTGCATCATCGCTGGCGGTGCCGGCACACGCCTGTGGCCGGTTTCACGCGAGGCCATGCCCAAGCCGTTCATGCGCCTGCCCGACGGCGAGAGCCTTTTGCAGAAGACGTTTCTGCGTGCCGCAGGCCTTGACGACGTTGACCGCCTGCTGACCGTGACCAACCGGGAAGTGTTTTTCCGCACCCTGGACGACTACCGCCTGCTGAACAAAGGCCGTGCGGCATTGGACTTCATTCTCGAGCCCTTCGGCCGCAATACCGCCCCGGCCATCGCCGCCGCCGCGCTGCACGTGGCCAAGCTCTATGGCGAGGATGCACAACTGCTGGTGATGCCTGCCGACCAACTGGTGCAGGACGTCGAGGCGTTCAAAGCCGCCGTGGCCTCTGCGCGCGAGTTGGCCGAACAGGGCTGGCTGGTGACCTTTGGCATCGTGCCCACCAGCGCCGAAACCGGCTTTGGTTATATCCAGAAGGGCCAGGCGCTGAACAACGGCGGTTACCAGGTAGCCCGTTTCGTCGAAAAGCCGGACGCCCCCACCGCCAAGCAATACCTGGAGGGCGGCCTGCACTTGTGGAATGCCGGCATGTTCTGCATGCGCGTGGACGCCGTGCTGCGCGAACTGGAAACCCACGCCCCGGAGGTGTTGGCCAGCGTGGCCACCTGCCTTGCAAGCAGCCACAAGAAGGATGGCAACAAGGAGCTGCAACTGGAACTGGACAGCACCACCTTCGCCCTGGCCCCGGACATTTCCGTGGACTACGCGCTGATGGAGCGCTCACAGAAGGTCGCGGTCATCCCCTGCTCCCTGGGCTGGAGCGACATCGGTTCGTGGCAGGCAGTCCGTGCCCTGAGCCCCGCCGACGCCCAGGGTAACCAGTGCAACGGCGAAACCGTGCTGCATGACGTCAGCAACTGCTACATCGACTCGCCCAAGCGCCTGGTGGGCGGCGTGGGCCTGGACAACCTGATCATTATCGACACCCCCGACGCGCTGCTGATCGCCGACTCTGCGCGCAGCCAGGAAGTGAAATACATCGCCCAGGAGCTCAAGCGCCAAGGCCACGACGCCTATCGCCTGCACCGCACCGTCACGCGCCCCTGGGGCACCTACACGGTGTTGGAGGAAGGCAAGCGCTTCAAGATCAAGCGCATCGTGGTTCGCCCCCAGGCCTCGCTGTCACTGCAGATGCACCATCACCGCAGCGAGCACTGGATCGTGGTCAGCGGCATGGCCATGGTCACCAATGGCGAAAACGAATTCTTGCTGGACACCAACGAATCCACCTTCATCAAGCCCGGCCGCACGCACCGCCTGGTCAACCCCGGGGTCATCGACCTGGTGATGATCGAAGTGCAGAGCGGCGAGTACTTGGGCGAGGATGACATCGTCCGCTTTACCGACATCTATGGAAGGGTGCCTGAGCCTGTTAAATCCTGA
- a CDS encoding response regulator, with amino-acid sequence MICNLLLVDDHSLIRAGVRALVSDIPGYAVIGEASDGSQLLTMVQRLDPDIILLDISMKDTGGLEALGHLQQIRPRSKVLILSMHTDPALIMQALEMGAHGYLLKDTTAIELEQALDALRSNERYLSPAIAHTVINQALVRAQGSKADAVDNHNLTARQLEILRLIVRGKSTREIANGLGLSIKTVETHRSQIMKRLQIFDVAGLVLFAVRERIISLDD; translated from the coding sequence ATGATCTGCAACTTACTTCTTGTAGATGATCATTCACTGATCAGAGCGGGCGTGCGCGCCCTGGTATCGGACATCCCCGGGTACGCGGTGATCGGCGAAGCCAGTGATGGCTCGCAGCTGTTAACCATGGTTCAACGGCTGGACCCCGATATCATCCTGCTGGACATCTCCATGAAAGACACCGGCGGCCTCGAAGCCTTGGGCCACCTGCAGCAGATTCGCCCACGCAGCAAGGTGTTGATCCTGTCGATGCACACCGACCCTGCGCTGATCATGCAAGCGCTGGAAATGGGCGCGCACGGCTACCTGCTCAAGGACACCACGGCGATCGAGTTGGAGCAGGCGCTGGACGCACTGCGCAGCAACGAACGCTACCTGAGCCCGGCGATCGCCCACACGGTGATCAACCAGGCGCTGGTTCGCGCGCAAGGCAGCAAGGCCGATGCCGTCGACAATCACAACCTCACCGCACGGCAGCTGGAAATCCTGCGGTTGATCGTGCGCGGCAAATCCACCCGCGAGATCGCCAACGGATTGGGGCTGAGCATCAAGACCGTGGAAACCCACCGCTCGCAGATCATGAAACGCTTGCAGATCTTTGACGTGGCGGGGCTGGTCCTGTTCGCCGTGCGCGAGCGCATCATCAGCCTTGATGACTGA
- the yegS gene encoding lipid kinase YegS — MGERKALLILHGKQALNDTVREAVKAQREAGWDLAVRLTWEAGDAQRLVIEALAAGYQTIIAGGGDGTLRDIAEALAQAQSSASLVLMPLGTANDFARAAGVPLEPLAALGLLEVAPRAIDLGEVGGQLFLNMATGGFGSQVTASTSEDLKKVLGGAAYLFTGLSRFSELEPAFVSLHGPDFQWEGQLLALGIGNGRQAGGGHVLCPQAFADDGLLDLSILPAPTEVVSTLKDLLAGGLGLDNMFVRARLPWVEIKSAEGLDINLDGEPLTGADLRFSARPGALNVHLPAHSPLLSHQG; from the coding sequence ATGGGCGAGCGCAAGGCACTTTTGATTTTGCACGGCAAGCAGGCGCTCAACGACACCGTGCGGGAAGCCGTGAAGGCGCAACGCGAGGCGGGCTGGGATTTGGCGGTGCGCCTGACCTGGGAAGCCGGCGATGCGCAGCGCCTGGTCATCGAGGCGTTGGCAGCCGGTTACCAGACCATCATTGCCGGTGGGGGTGATGGCACCTTGCGCGATATCGCCGAGGCATTGGCACAGGCACAAAGCAGTGCCAGCCTGGTCCTGATGCCGCTGGGCACGGCCAATGATTTTGCCCGGGCCGCCGGCGTACCCCTGGAGCCTCTGGCCGCGCTCGGGTTGCTGGAGGTGGCACCGCGGGCCATCGACCTGGGCGAGGTGGGCGGGCAGTTGTTCCTGAACATGGCCACGGGGGGCTTTGGCAGCCAGGTCACGGCCAGCACCTCCGAAGACTTGAAGAAGGTGTTGGGTGGCGCGGCCTACCTGTTTACCGGGCTGTCACGCTTCAGCGAGCTGGAGCCAGCCTTTGTCAGCCTGCACGGGCCGGACTTCCAGTGGGAAGGGCAGTTGCTGGCGCTGGGCATTGGCAACGGTCGCCAGGCCGGCGGCGGGCATGTGCTGTGCCCGCAGGCGTTTGCCGATGATGGCTTGCTGGACTTGAGTATCCTGCCGGCGCCAACCGAAGTGGTGAGTACCTTGAAAGACCTGCTGGCCGGGGGGCTGGGCCTGGACAATATGTTCGTGCGCGCGCGCCTGCCGTGGGTCGAGATCAAGAGCGCCGAAGGCCTGGACATCAACCTGGACGGGGAGCCGTTGACCGGCGCCGACTTGCGCTTCAGCGCCCGGCCTGGGGCGCTGAACGTGCATTTGCCGGCCCACTCGCCGTTGCTCAGTCATCAAGGCTGA
- a CDS encoding undecaprenyl-phosphate glucose phosphotransferase translates to MRLQPVDSLLLTRPSMVEYFLFVIRLVHGLTAILPGLLILSIGQITEPTLLKNYLAVLIFFGFISVLIFQALGVYAESIFSNRLRFQITFFAWSSAFCLLLFMHRALQMFDTISNTELIIWFFGSFLLLGIERMILLTVFQQLMQRGVFLQNSVILGATENGQRLAEYLLQHQDIRSGVIGFIDDRIGRLPKTLLNLPLLGNSRDLEQLIRDEKVTQVLVALPWSAENRMDYIIRELRRLPVNVLLVPDMIAFRHSHNRITEVANLPMFNASEVPLRGWSPFFKRVEDMVISFFALVLLSPIMLLVALAIKIDSPGSVLFKQKRYGYNNRLIEVYKFRSMHQHQADANADKQTTRGDSRITRVGRFIRKTSLDELPQLFNVFGGSMSMVGPRPHATATKAAGILFEEAVKEYTSRHRVKPGITGLAQINGYRGETDTLEKIEKRVEFDLEYIENWSVWFDLYILLRTVPAVLLTREVY, encoded by the coding sequence ATGCGCTTGCAACCCGTGGACAGCTTGCTGCTCACACGGCCGAGTATGGTCGAGTATTTTTTGTTCGTCATACGCCTGGTGCATGGCCTGACCGCCATTTTGCCGGGGCTGCTGATCCTTTCCATCGGCCAGATCACCGAACCGACCCTGCTGAAGAACTACCTGGCGGTGTTGATTTTCTTCGGCTTCATCAGCGTGCTGATTTTCCAGGCATTGGGCGTCTACGCCGAATCGATCTTCAGTAACCGCCTGCGCTTTCAAATCACCTTCTTTGCCTGGTCCTCGGCCTTCTGCCTGCTGCTGTTCATGCACCGCGCGCTGCAGATGTTCGACACCATTTCCAACACCGAGTTGATCATCTGGTTTTTCGGCAGTTTCCTTTTGCTGGGCATCGAACGGATGATCTTGCTGACCGTGTTCCAGCAACTGATGCAGCGCGGCGTGTTCCTGCAGAACTCGGTGATCCTGGGCGCGACCGAGAACGGCCAGCGCCTGGCCGAGTACTTGCTGCAACACCAGGACATTCGCTCCGGGGTCATCGGCTTTATCGACGACCGCATCGGCCGCCTGCCCAAAACCCTGCTCAACCTGCCCCTGCTTGGCAACTCGCGGGACCTGGAGCAACTGATCCGCGACGAGAAAGTCACCCAGGTGCTGGTGGCCCTGCCTTGGTCTGCGGAAAACCGCATGGACTACATCATCCGCGAGCTGCGCCGCCTGCCGGTAAATGTGTTGCTGGTGCCGGACATGATCGCTTTCCGCCATTCGCACAACCGCATCACCGAAGTCGCCAACCTGCCGATGTTCAACGCCTCCGAAGTGCCGTTGCGCGGCTGGTCGCCGTTTTTCAAGCGGGTGGAAGACATGGTCATCTCCTTTTTCGCCCTGGTGCTGCTGTCGCCGATCATGCTGCTGGTGGCCCTGGCGATCAAGATCGACTCCCCTGGCAGCGTGCTGTTCAAGCAAAAACGCTATGGCTACAACAACCGCCTGATCGAGGTGTACAAGTTCCGCTCGATGCACCAGCACCAGGCCGATGCCAACGCCGACAAGCAGACCACCCGCGGTGATTCGCGCATTACCCGGGTGGGACGCTTCATTCGCAAGACCAGCCTGGACGAGCTGCCGCAACTGTTCAATGTGTTCGGCGGCAGCATGTCGATGGTTGGCCCACGCCCCCACGCCACGGCCACCAAGGCTGCCGGCATCCTGTTCGAGGAAGCGGTCAAGGAGTACACCTCCCGCCACCGGGTCAAGCCAGGCATCACGGGGCTGGCGCAGATTAACGGCTATCGCGGCGAAACCGACACCCTGGAAAAAATCGAGAAGCGCGTCGAGTTCGACCTGGAATACATCGAGAACTGGTCGGTCTGGTTTGACCTTTACATCCTCTTGCGCACTGTCCCGGCAGTGCTTTTGACCCGCGAGGTTTACTGA
- a CDS encoding MOSC domain-containing protein, producing the protein MLRLSALYRYPIKSAIAEPLQASALDVLGLAGDRRWMLVEESSGRFLTQRALPHMSQLSAACRGEQGLVLNGPGLPELNVAVPGPDAPLRGVTVWRDTLRVPDAGDAAAAWVTEFIGKPTRLVQVPTERARSTQSGYGLDTDKVGFADGFPILLIGQASLDDLSARVGWPLEMLRFRPNLVVEGSEAFAEDGWKRIRIGEVEFRVVKPCSRCILTTIDPQTGVRSEDREPLTTLKTYREQGGEIMFGQNLVNDGVGQVAVGMPVTILE; encoded by the coding sequence ATGCTGCGTCTCAGTGCGCTTTACCGATACCCGATCAAGTCGGCGATCGCCGAACCGTTGCAAGCGTCGGCACTCGATGTGCTGGGGTTGGCAGGCGATCGTCGCTGGATGTTGGTAGAGGAGAGCAGTGGGCGCTTCCTGACCCAGCGTGCCTTGCCGCACATGAGCCAGCTATCGGCGGCCTGCCGCGGCGAGCAGGGGCTGGTGCTGAACGGCCCTGGCTTGCCCGAGTTGAACGTCGCGGTGCCCGGCCCGGATGCCCCGTTGCGTGGCGTCACGGTGTGGCGTGACACCCTGCGGGTGCCCGACGCCGGCGATGCAGCCGCAGCCTGGGTGACTGAATTCATTGGCAAGCCCACGCGCCTGGTACAGGTGCCGACCGAGCGTGCGCGCAGCACCCAATCAGGCTATGGCCTGGACACCGATAAAGTCGGCTTTGCCGATGGTTTTCCGATTCTATTGATTGGCCAGGCCTCGCTGGACGACTTGTCCGCGCGCGTGGGGTGGCCCTTGGAAATGCTGCGCTTTCGGCCCAACCTGGTAGTGGAAGGCAGCGAAGCCTTTGCCGAGGATGGCTGGAAGCGCATCCGCATCGGCGAGGTGGAGTTTCGCGTGGTCAAGCCGTGTTCGCGTTGCATCCTGACCACCATCGACCCGCAAACCGGCGTGCGCAGTGAAGACCGCGAGCCGCTGACCACGCTCAAGACCTATCGCGAACAAGGCGGTGAAATCATGTTCGGGCAAAACCTGGTGAATGATGGGGTTGGGCAGGTAGCGGTAGGGATGCCCGTCACGATCCTCGAATAG
- a CDS encoding polysaccharide biosynthesis/export family protein, producing the protein MKKVLLILGFIMLGACSNASKVQLPDNDQLKAAHEAGSALAGKPLPPQLIRPGDTLRIVRNTGEAPSISAFTANTIYELTLFQVQNDGSFSYPYIGQIKAAGLTTEQLTTVLESKLQTIYRETALTININAAPGNNVFIGGSVRNPTALSVNVATTLEQAIIGAGGVLSQADSHNVALLRQEQDGRYKTYFLDYGNFMLADAGRGPVLLQRGDVVFVPKSHVGNGIEWVDLYLNQLIPFSKSLGLGATYDLRSNNN; encoded by the coding sequence ATGAAGAAAGTCCTGCTGATCCTAGGTTTTATCATGCTGGGTGCCTGCAGCAATGCGTCCAAGGTGCAGTTGCCCGACAACGATCAACTCAAGGCCGCCCATGAGGCTGGCAGCGCATTGGCCGGTAAGCCCTTGCCCCCCCAATTGATCCGCCCGGGCGACACTTTGCGTATCGTGCGCAATACCGGTGAAGCGCCGTCGATCTCGGCGTTCACCGCCAACACCATTTATGAACTGACGCTGTTCCAGGTGCAGAACGACGGGAGCTTCTCCTACCCCTACATCGGCCAGATCAAGGCCGCCGGGTTGACCACCGAGCAACTGACGACGGTGCTGGAGAGCAAACTGCAAACCATCTACCGGGAAACCGCGCTGACCATCAACATCAACGCGGCGCCCGGCAACAACGTGTTCATCGGCGGCTCGGTGCGTAACCCCACCGCATTGTCGGTGAACGTGGCCACCACCCTGGAGCAGGCCATCATCGGCGCCGGTGGCGTGCTGTCCCAGGCCGACAGCCACAACGTCGCCCTGCTTCGCCAGGAACAGGACGGCCGCTACAAGACGTACTTTCTGGACTACGGCAATTTCATGCTGGCGGACGCCGGCCGGGGCCCGGTGCTGTTGCAGCGCGGTGATGTCGTGTTCGTGCCCAAATCCCATGTGGGGAACGGCATCGAATGGGTCGATTTGTACCTCAACCAGCTGATTCCGTTCTCGAAATCACTGGGCCTGGGTGCTACCTACGACTTGCGCTCCAACAACAACTGA